TCGGCAAATACATCATATTCGTCAAATGTTACCTCGGTAGCACCCATCCAGAAATCGGAGAGCTCTATTTTCCTAGCGGGGCCTTCGTCTTTGTTTCTCCCCTTTTCACCGTCGGGGCTTCCCAATTTGAAACTTCCTCCCTTAATAGGTACCATCCTGAAGCTGACATCAGTTCCGGGGATTTGCTGAGAATAGGCTTCGAATGTTTGTGTTGATTGTGCTATCGCCACCTGGCTGAACAATCCGCTCAGCAGGATGGTTACATACTGTTTAGTCATCTAACGTAATTGAAAATATAAGGTGGTGAATCTAAAAAAAACTAATCTGGAATACAATATTTTTTGATGAATGCGCGAAAATGGCTGATGAATTGAAAATTTTTGTAAAAAATTAGTATTTCCTTTGTAAAGCTATTAATTTAATACCAGTCTATTGTAGAATCAATCAAACCTTATGGAAAGAAGAAAATTCCTTCAAAACGGTGCCCTGGCCAGCATTTCGGCAATGGCACTCGGCGGAATCAGCCACGCAGCCCAGGCTGCAACTGACCATGTCGCCGATAGCGAAATGGGCAAACCCAAGCCGTTTAACATGAATTATGCCCCACATGATGGTATGTTTAAAAACAGCGGTGGCAGTAACTTCCTGGATCAGATAAAATATATGCACGACCAGGGTTTCCGCGCGATTGAAGATAATGGAATGTTAGGACGCCAGCCAGCTGAACAATCCAAGATTGGCGAGCTGCTGAATAAACTCGGTATGCAAATGGGCGTGTTCGTTGTAGATACCGGAAACAACTGGAAAACTTCGCTGACTACCGGCAAACAGGAGTTCAAAGATGCTTTCATTAAAACCTGTAAAGACAGCGTAGAAGTAGCAAAGCGATGCAATGCCAAATGGGCAACTGTAGTTCCTGGCTATTTTGAACGTAATCTGCCAATGGGTATCCAAACAGCCAATGTAGTAGATGCATTGCGCAGGGGTGCAGAAATTTTCGAACCCCACGGCCTTGTTATGGTGCTGGAACCTCTCAGCGATAACCCCGACCTGTTCCTCCGTACAGCCGAACAAAGCTTCGATGTGTGTAAAGCAGTAAACAGCCCTTCCTGCAAGATTCTCTATGATATCTTCCATATGCAACGCAATACGGGCAACCTGATACCTGTGATCGACTGGTGCTGGGATGAAATTGCCTATTTCCAGATTGGCGATAATCCGGGCAGAAAAGAACCAGGCACCGGCGAGATCAACTATAAGAATATTTTTAAACACCTGCATGAGAAAGGCTATAAAGGCATTCTCGGTATGGAGCACGGTATGGCCGGACAAGGCAAGGATGGCGAAGCAGCCCTGATCAAAGCCTACCGGGAGGCAGACCGGTTCTAGGTGTTAGCTTTTAGCAGTTAGCCTTTAGTAAAGCGGAGACCACAGCGGGTATTATTCAGATGATATCCATTGTGGTCTCCGCTTTACTAAAGGCTAACTGCTAAAAGCTAATGACTTTTTCTTAACTTAACTGGTGTAAAAACTTTCATCATGGGATTTCTGATCCGTATACTGGTTAGTGCATTAGCTGCGATGTTAACCGCTTACCTGCTAAAACCCGCAGTAAAAGTAGATAGCTTTGTGACCGCACTGATCCTTGCATTGGTGCTGGCAGTACTGAATGCACTCGTAAAACCCTTGCTGATCATACTTACTTTCCCGGTAACAATTATTACGCTTGGGCTTTTTCTTTTTGTTATCAATGCCCTGATCATTCTGCTGGCAGCGAAACTGGTACCAGGCTTCAAAGTGGATGGTTTCTGGTGGGCGCTGTTATTCAGCATTGTGATGACCGTTATTAACAGTATCATGATAAATCTGGCAGGCGGCAACCAGGATTAACCCTTACTGTAACTGCCTGCTTAAAAAGCAGTTTCATGTATTTTGACAGGTCAGATCTGAGCAACGAGCAGTTGTTGTGGTTTTATAAAACGCTGCTATATCCGAGGCTCATCGAAGAAAAAATGCTGTTGCTGCTGCGACAGGGAAAAATCAGCAAATGGTTTTCCGGCATAGGCCAGGAAGCAATCGCAGTGGGCGCTGCGCTGGCAATGGCACCCGACGAATGGATAATGCCACTGCACCGTAACCTGGGCGTGTTTACGACGAGGGAAATGCCGCTTGGTAAATTATTCCGGCAGTGGCAGGGAAGTGAAGATGGCTACAGTAAAGGCCGTGAGCGCTCCTTCCATTTCGGCAGCCGGCAACATCACATCTGCGGTATGATTTCTCACCTCGGGCCACAACTCTCCGTGGCAGATGGCGTGGCGCTCGCATACCAGCTCAGAAATGAAAACAAAGCAACACTTGCTTTCATCGGCGAAGGCGGTACCAGTGAAGGGGAATTTCATGAGGCGCTGAATGTAGCGGCTGTATGGGACTTGCCGGTTATCTTTCTTATCGAAAACAATGGCTACGGGCTAAGCACACCGGTCAGTGAGCAGTACCGCTGCGAAAGCCTGGTAGATAAAGCTGTAGGATATGGAATAGAAGGGGTGAAAATAGATGGAAATAATCTCCTGGAAGTTTACCATACCGTAACCACTGCCCGCTCCTATGCCATCAAACAACAAAAACCTGTTTTGATAGAAGCCATGACCTTCCGCATGCGGGGCCATGAGGAAGCCAGTGGTGTGAAATACGTTCCCCCCTCGCTGCTTGAAGAATGGGGCAAAAAAGATCCTGTCCTTTCATTTGAAAATTTTCTCACGGCTTCCGGCATTTTAACAGATGCGGACATCAGCGCTATCCGTGAGGAGCTGAAACACCAGATAGAAAATGAGGTAAACCAGGGATTGGCGGAACAACCATTTTCTGTTGATAATAATACAGAGATCGGAGATGTATACGCTCCGGCTCCTATTCCGGTAATAGCTACCGGCGGCTCTTCAGAAAAAAGATTTATCAATGCTATTAGCGAGGGGCTGAAACAGGCTATGGAAGAACATCCAGAGCTGATTCTTATGGGTCAGGACATCGCAGAATATGGTGGTGCATTTAAGATCACGGAAGGGTTTACCGCTCTCTTTGGCAAACAACGAGTACGGAATACTCCACTGTGTGAAAGCGCTATTATTGGCACTGCATTGGGTCTGAGCCTGGAAGGATTTAAGAGTATGGTGGAAATGCAATTCGCAGACTTTGTTACCTGCGGCTTCAACCAGATTGTGAATAATCTTGCTAAAATCCACTACCGCTGGGGGCAAAATGCGGATGTTGTCATCAGGATGCCTGCTGGCGGCGGCGTTGGCGCCGGCCCTTTCCATTCACAGAGCAATGAAGCCTGGTTTACCCATGTACCCGGCCTCAAGGTCGTATATCCTTCCAACCCGGAAGATGCCAAAGGGCTGCTTACTGCAGCCATAGCGGATCCGAACCCCGTCATATACTTCGAACATAAAGCGCTCTATCGCAGCGTCAGCGGATTTGTGCCGGATAACTATTACACTACCGAGATCGGGAAAGCGGCCATTGTACAGCCTGGTAATGATGTTGGTATCATCACCTGGGGAAGCGGCGTTCATTGGGCACTGGAATACAGTCATCTTCATCCGGAATTCTCCATAGGTATACTGGACCTCCGCACGCTCCTTCCGCTCGATTATCCGGCCATCAGAGATTTTACGGCCACTACAGGCAAAGTATTGATCCTCCATGAAGATACCCTCACGGGTGGTTTCGGGGCAGAAATCAGCGCCTGGATTGCTGAACATTGCTTCCATCTGCTGGACGCTCCGGTTGTCCGCTGCGGCAGTCTTGATACTCCCATTCCTTTTGCCACTCCACTGGAAAAAAATTTTCTCGCAAAATCGAGGCTGGATAAGTCTATACAGCAATTAACCAGCTGGTAACACCTGGTTTGATTGGGAATATGCCCCGAATGTTTTAATTTGCACCCGGAATAATATAAAATCATTATACAATGAACCTTTTATCGGTAGTACACACCACTAACTTTTATAAAGTTGGCGACAGTATTGGTCACGTTCTGGCTCCTATTGCCATTGTAGTTTTTGCTATTATGTTCATTTATGCGTGGGCGAAATACGCAAAGCTCTAATCAATTCGTTTTTTCACATCGCACTATAATAAGAAAGGCTTCCTCCACGGAAGCCTTTCTTAATTTATTATACAGCTTGTTGTTCATTCTTCCGGGCGGATATACTGGTTATAATACTGCTCCGCATATCGCAGATTTTCATCATCGAAACAAACCAGTATCACTTCCTCGATGTCTTCATGCGCTTCCAGATATTTTACAATAGTATCCATGGCAATGCTGGCAGCCAGTTCCCTGGGGAAATGGTAGATGCCGGTGCTGATATTGGGAAACGCAATTGTTTTCAGATGATGCCGGGATGCCAGCTCCAGTGAATGTTTGTAGCAATTGGTCAGCAATGTTGTTTCACCACGCTTTCCGCCGTTCCACACAGGCCCTACTGTATGAATAACATGTTTTGCCGGTAACCGGCCTGCGGAAGTGATCACAGCCTCCCCTGTTTTGCAACCTCCCTGCCTCGCCACAATAGCCCGGCAATCGGCCAATATATCTGGCCCGCCCGCCCTGTGAATGGCGCCATCTACGCCTCCGCCTCCCAGCAGGGAGGTATTCGCCGCGTTTACAATAGCGTCTGCCTGTACTTTTGTGATATCTCCTTTGATGACCCTGATCTTCTTATATGCCATTATAGATAATGCAATTATTACACGGTTCTTACATATACCAGCTTCCCTGTTTTCTTACCGCTTTCGCGGATATCTATCTCGAAGTTGGGAAAGCTCTTCAGCAGCTGCAGCAACTTATTGAAGCCATAGTTACGGGAATCGAAGTCCGGCTGCTTTTTCAATAACAAATTCCCCAATTCTCCCAAATAAGCCCAGCCATCTTCATCAGCGATATCGTTAATACTGGCGGATAACAGGGCGATCAGTTGCTTATCGGCCTTACTGATACTGTTTCGCTTTTCTTTGGGCGATTTGGCTTTATCTACATTTTCCTTCTTTTCGCTTACCTGCAATATTTCCAGGTAGATGAACTTGTCGCATGCAGCCCTGAAGGCAGTGGGTGTTTTCTGTTCACCCATACCATACACGATCATCCCTGCCTCTCTCAGCCGGGTCGCGAGGCGGGTAAAATCACTATCGCTCGATACCAGGCAAAATCCATCTACACGGCCTGTGTAGAGGATGTCCATTGCATCGATGATCATGGCGGAATCTGTGGCATTTTTTCCGGAGGTATAACTATACTGCTGAATTGGGGTAATCGCATTTTCCAGCAGCACGCCTTTCCAGCCTGCAACGGTGGGTTTGGTCCAGTCGCCATAAATCCTTTTAAAAGTAGGGCTGCCATATTTCGCCACTTCTTCCAGCATGGCTTTTATGTTATGATAGGGAATATTATCTGCATCTATCAATACGGCCAGGCGGAGATCACTTCTTGTATTATCCATTTTTCCAGTTTTTAGGATGAGGATGGGTGTACAAACAAATATAGCTGAAATTAAAAACGTGTTGGTCACAGTTTCCCTCTGTTACCAACACGTTGTTTTATATTGCCCGCTTTTTATTTAAGATAAGAGCGGATCATCCAGGCTAACTTGAGGTGCTTCTGCATCATCTGGGTAGCAAAATCAGCAGCGCCTTTGTCTTTGTACTTGTCATCAAACTCATCTATCAGTCTGCGTAAGTTACGGATGATCGTCTCATGGTCGTCTAACAGCTCCTGTAATTGTTTCTTTTGGTCATTGGAATATTCTGATTCCAACAGATTGGTCAGTTTCAGCACATCTGCATAACGGCCTTCTGCGTAATGCCCGATAGAACGTATATATTCTGCCACTTCATCACCATATTCTTCCAGCTCTTCATATTGATTTTCATAGAACTTATGAAGTTCCATAAAGTTGCCACCCTCGATATTCCAGTGTGCATTACGGGTTTTTGCGTAGATCAGTAACTCGTCGGCCAATACCTTATTCAATTCTAATGCTATCTGTTTCGTGTTTTCAGCTGAAACACCAATGTTTACTTTCATATCATTGAATTTTTTGGTTTACATAAATTTACTACTTCCGGCACCAGATAACCATGATGATTATCATGATTTAACAGCCGGTTAATATAAACATGTCATCCACGTATTTTGTTTTGTTTTTTTTGAAGTGCCATTAATGTTGCTAAAATTGTACCATAGTTAGTACTTTTGAGTATGGAACCGTCGTCTGGAAAGATTTATAATCTTCACTTCATACTACTCTGCCTCAGCAATGCCCTTTTTTCGGCCAGTTTCAATATGATGATCCCCGAATTGCCTGCTTATCTCAGTAAGATGGGTGGGGCGGACTATAAGGGATATATCATAGGATTATTTACGCTAATGGCCGGATTATCCCGTCCGTTTAGCGGAAAACTTACGGATACCATTGGCCGTGTGCCGGTGATGATTTTCGGTTCTCTGATATGTGTGATCTGCAGCCTCATTTATCCTTTGGTCAGTTCGGTAGGCGCCTTTTTGTTACTGCGGTTCTTCCATGGCTTTTCCACCGGATTCAAGCCTACTGGTACATCTGCCTATATCTCAGATCTGGTGCCGGTAACACGGCGGGGTGAAGCAATGGGGATGGTTGGGCTTTTCAGTACCATAGGTATGGCGATGGGACCGGCTATCGGTGGTTATGTGGCGGTAAAATGGAATATCAATGTCATGTTCCAGCTCTCTGCTGTATTTGCATTGTTATCGGTGGTGATATTGATTGGAATGAAAGAAACGCTTACCAATAAGCAACCGTTTCGCTTCTCGCTGTTGAAGATTTCCGGAAATGAGATCTTCGAACCATTGGTTTGGTCGCCCGTGATCATTACATTTCTTACCTATTTCAGTTATGGCGCCGTTCTCACAGTTATCCCGGATTTCAGCGCCTTCCTGGGTATTTCCAATAAAGGGTTATTCTTTACGTTCTTCACCGCCAGCTCCATTGGCATCAGGTTATTGGCGGGGAAGGTATCTGACAGATATGGCCGTGTGCCTGTTCTGAAGATCTCCGCTATATTAATGGCCGGATCCATGCTGATGATGGCACTTTCCGGCAATAGTACCCTGCTACTGGCATCGGCTGTGGTATATGGCATTTCTGTTGGCCTGAATGCTCCTGCAGTAACTGCATGGACTGTAGACCTCGGGCATCCGGCTCATCGCGGGCGTGCGTTGGCCAGTATGTATATAGCGATGGAAGCAGGGATAGGATTGGGTGCCTACTTTTCTGCTTTTATCTATAACAATCAGTCCTCCAACCTCCCACTAACATTCTACATTTTTGCCACCATCACATTGATGGCAACACTGTATCTCAGCTTCATTTATAAACCACGGGAAACTTCGCCAGTGGTTTGCAGGTAGCCGTTGACGTTTACTCGGCGTCTGGAGGCGTATCCTGCGGTATTGCAGCCGCAGCATCTTCGGCTGCATCCGGAAGTGTTGTTGCTGCACCCGGACGAAGCACCGTGATTTGATCATCTTCAGGCTGCTGATCAGCAATAAGATCTTTCGACAGTGTTTTTTTATTGTCCAGTCCCAGTTTGCGCATTCTCTCAGCACGTCCAACCAGGTTACCATTTCCGTTAGTGAGCTTATTCATGGCGCCATCATACGCATTCTGGCTGCGCTTCAGATGTTCTCCCACCAGTCCCATATCTTCTGCAAACCCCACGAACTTATCGTACAATGCACTCCCCTGCCGTACAATTTCTTCCGCATTCTTATTTTGTTTATCCAACCGCCACATATTCTCAATAACCCTCAACGTAGCCAGCAGCGAGGGTACGCTTACCAGTATGATACGCTTGCGGAAAGCGAAGTCGTACAGGTCTTCTTCCTGCTGCATAATAGCCAGTGCATACGCCGGCTCTATCGGAATAAACAGCATCACAAAGTCGGTGGTATTTTTATACAGCGTGTGATAAGCCTTCGCACTCAGTTCACTCACATGGTTCTTTACAGACTGCAGGTGCATTTTCAGGGCATACCGCTTTTCGTCCTCATCAGCTGCACTGCAGTATTGTTCATATGCTTTCAGGGATACTTTGGAATCGATCACTAATTGCCTGTTTTCCGGCAGGTGTAATACAAGATCCGGTTTCCTGAGCTGCCCGGTTTCATCCCTCTGCGCATCCTGGGTAAAATAATGCACGCCTTTCTCTAAGCCGGAAGCCTCCAGCACCCTTTCCAGGATCATTTCCCCCCAATTACCCTGTTTCTTGGTATCCGCCTTCAGTGCATTGGTGAGGTTATTGGCTTCCTTGGAAAGCGTCTGATTCAGCAGCAACAGCCGCTGTAATTCGTTCTTTAACTCTGTACGCTGGGTTGTTTCAGCAACCAGTGATTGCTGCACGCTGCTCCGGAAATTATCTATCTTCTCCGACAATGGTTTCAACAGGTCATCCAGCTTCACTTTATTCTGTTCCATAAATGTACCGGAGATCCGCTGTAGCAGCTGCTGGGCTATATTCTCAAATTGTATCCTGAACTCCTGCTGTACCTGTTGTAAGCGCTCCTTCTCTCCCAACAGCTGCTGCTGCAGGTATTTGTTCTGCTCCATGAGCCGCCCCTGCTCCGACATTAACGAAGAAAATTCTTCATTCAGTCGCTCCAGCTGCTGCTGCTTCTCCCTCAGGGCCATCGCTCTGTCGTCCAGCACACTTTGCAGATAATCCTGCTTAGCCTCCAGCAAATTGTATTTTTCCTGTAACACCGCATAAGCAGCCTGCGCATCATTAAGCTGCTGTGCATGTGACTTTGTAGCCTCCTGCTGTTGCTGCTTTGCCATGTAAAGCAGGTATCCCAGCACGAGTGCCAGCATTCCCAAAATGATTAAAAGTATCAGCATGATAATCCTGTATACGTGAACAATATTCGTGTTTCACTACGCATTGGATTTGCGTTGTGCGTAGAGTGGCAGATACTGTTGCATTATCTGTCTCCCAAAAAATAAAAAATCAGCGGAAACAAATGGCCAATTATTCCACCTGTTTCCGCTGATCCTTACTTCGTTTGCTGTTAAAGGCGCTCGTAAAGCTTACGCAGCCGTTCACGGGTCATGATCTGCTGCCAGTCCTTACCCAGCGCGTTCTCCCATAAAGGCGCCATGCCCAGGGAAACATTGATCATGATATCAAACTGCTCATCTGTCAGTCCTTTGGTAATTCCCTGTGGAATAACAATGTTGTGTTTCTTCACCATCTGCTTGAATTTCGCCACTCCATCGGGGTAAAACTCTTCCAGTTTATCAAACACGATACAATTGCCGATACCATGTTTGGTGCCCAGCAGGTAAGCCAAACCGTAGCTCACCGCATGTGCCACTCCCACCTGGGAATAAGCGATGCTCATGCCTCCTGCATAGGACGCCATCATCAGCTTCTCGTCTGAATCATCGTCCCATTGCGCTTTCTCCAGGAAAATCTCTTCACACAACTCCTGTGCCTTCTCGCCGTACGATTGGCTGAAAGCATTCAGGTAAGTGCCCTGTAACGACTCCACACAATGGATAAAGCAATCCATGGCTGTATAAAACCGCTGGTTCACTTCTACTGTTTTCGTCAGTGAAGGATCCAGTACAATCTGATCAAAAGGCGTGAAATCCGAATTCATACCCAGCTTGCGGGTAGGCCCGGTCAACACACAGGTACGGCTCACTTCCGCTCCTGTTCCTGAAATAGTAGGAATACCTACCTTATAAACACCCGCTACTTTTACGAGATCCCATCCCTGGTAATCTGCAGAAGATCCCGGATTAGTCATCATCAACGCCACCGCTTTGGCCATATCCATCACTGATCCGCCACCAATGCCAATGATCCCCGATACGGTTCCGAACTCCGCTTTGAGCTCATCCCGGATCTGATCAACGTATTTGGTCTTCGGCTCATCTGTTACATCAATCACCACAATTTTATCTTTGCCCTGCAGGGGTATACGGGACAAAAATTCTTTCTTATCCTGGAAATACTGATCCACGAAAAATATCATGGGTGCATCGCCAACACGTTGGGGGGCCAGTATTTCGCCCAGCTGATCAAAACATCCGCTGCCGTAAACCACGTAGTCCACCATTTTAAAATTCCTGAATTTCATATATCCGTATTAGTTAGGTGTTATAAAAGTTTTGCCGCTTTTTCCAAATCTTCCGGCGTATCTATTTCCACGCCCATATAAGAAGTTACCACCATTTTCATGGAGATGCCATTCTCAAGATACCGCAGGCATTCGATTTTTTCTGCTGCTTCCAGTGGTGTTACTTCCATCCGGGTAAAATCAAGCAGCGTCTGTTTGCGAAACGCATAGATACCGATATGTTCGTAGTAAATGGACTTAATGTCTTTGTTGCGCGGATAAGGAATTACGGAGCGGGAAAAGAATAATGCGTTGAAATTTTTATCGACCGCTACTTTTACGTAATTAGGATCTTCTATAGAAGCAGGGTCTTTCAATTCCTGCATCAGCGAAGCCACCTGCACCTTTTTCCCTTCTTCTCCTTCAAATACTTTCAGCAGTTTTTCCAGTGGTTCTTTCTGTGTAAATGGCTCATCTCCCTGTACATTCACCACTATATCCATATCCATATCAACTACGGCCTCGGCTATACGATCGGTACCACATTCATGCTCTTTTTTGCTCATCACCGCTTTTCCGCCGTTGCCAACGATCTCGTTGTAGATGGTTTCGCTGTCTGTTACCACCATTACTTCATCGAAAACACCAGTTTTTACAGTCGATTCATAGGTGCGAAGGATCACGGTTTTATTACCCAGTTTCGCCATCATTTTCCCGGGAAAACGTGTGGCTCCATAACGGGCAGGTATCAACGCTATTTTCTTCATGTAGTAATATTTTCTTCCCGGAGAACACCGGCTGCAAGCCAGTGCTCTCCCGGTACTTTAAAAAGCACTTTTTACAGCATTCACCAGCTTTTCTGCTCTCTCACGGATTTCTGCTTCACTCCAGCCCAGGTTGATTGGGGTGGAAATGTTACGACCGATAATAGCGTCTGATGCAGGGAACTCCTTCGTTTTGTAAACTTCCATGGCTTGTTTCAGTCCTGCTGCAAACGGAGTCAGCACCGCTCCCTGTTTAAAGTGATGCCACTGACGGATGTAGTGCCAGTTGTTATTATAGTAGTGGAACGCCACCAAACCAGCTGCTTTCATGGCTGCTGCTGCTTTCTCCGTAGTTGCCAGATCGGGCAGGAAAAACGACAGGAAGGTTGCGCTGTCGCCGGCTTCATCCGGCAAACGGCGGAATGTTACGCCCGGCACTGTTGCCAGGGCTTCTTTAAATATTTTCTTGGTGCGACGCTGTATATCCAGGAAGTTATCCAGTTTACGTACCTGCGCCAGCCCTACTGCAGCATGCAGCTCGGAAATCCGGTAATTGTACCCGATAAACGGATGCAGATCCGCTCCGCGGTCAACTCCCAGATGATCATGCCCATGATCCGTATAGCCGTCACATTTAGTATAGATGTCTTTGTTATTGGTGATCACCGCACCGCCTTCTGCGCAGGT
The genomic region above belongs to Chitinophaga sp. 180180018-3 and contains:
- a CDS encoding TIM barrel protein — protein: MERRKFLQNGALASISAMALGGISHAAQAATDHVADSEMGKPKPFNMNYAPHDGMFKNSGGSNFLDQIKYMHDQGFRAIEDNGMLGRQPAEQSKIGELLNKLGMQMGVFVVDTGNNWKTSLTTGKQEFKDAFIKTCKDSVEVAKRCNAKWATVVPGYFERNLPMGIQTANVVDALRRGAEIFEPHGLVMVLEPLSDNPDLFLRTAEQSFDVCKAVNSPSCKILYDIFHMQRNTGNLIPVIDWCWDEIAYFQIGDNPGRKEPGTGEINYKNIFKHLHEKGYKGILGMEHGMAGQGKDGEAALIKAYREADRF
- a CDS encoding phage holin family protein: MGFLIRILVSALAAMLTAYLLKPAVKVDSFVTALILALVLAVLNALVKPLLIILTFPVTIITLGLFLFVINALIILLAAKLVPGFKVDGFWWALLFSIVMTVINSIMINLAGGNQD
- a CDS encoding thiamine pyrophosphate-dependent enzyme, with protein sequence MYFDRSDLSNEQLLWFYKTLLYPRLIEEKMLLLLRQGKISKWFSGIGQEAIAVGAALAMAPDEWIMPLHRNLGVFTTREMPLGKLFRQWQGSEDGYSKGRERSFHFGSRQHHICGMISHLGPQLSVADGVALAYQLRNENKATLAFIGEGGTSEGEFHEALNVAAVWDLPVIFLIENNGYGLSTPVSEQYRCESLVDKAVGYGIEGVKIDGNNLLEVYHTVTTARSYAIKQQKPVLIEAMTFRMRGHEEASGVKYVPPSLLEEWGKKDPVLSFENFLTASGILTDADISAIREELKHQIENEVNQGLAEQPFSVDNNTEIGDVYAPAPIPVIATGGSSEKRFINAISEGLKQAMEEHPELILMGQDIAEYGGAFKITEGFTALFGKQRVRNTPLCESAIIGTALGLSLEGFKSMVEMQFADFVTCGFNQIVNNLAKIHYRWGQNADVVIRMPAGGGVGAGPFHSQSNEAWFTHVPGLKVVYPSNPEDAKGLLTAAIADPNPVIYFEHKALYRSVSGFVPDNYYTTEIGKAAIVQPGNDVGIITWGSGVHWALEYSHLHPEFSIGILDLRTLLPLDYPAIRDFTATTGKVLILHEDTLTGGFGAEISAWIAEHCFHLLDAPVVRCGSLDTPIPFATPLEKNFLAKSRLDKSIQQLTSW
- a CDS encoding O-acetyl-ADP-ribose deacetylase — its product is MAYKKIRVIKGDITKVQADAIVNAANTSLLGGGGVDGAIHRAGGPDILADCRAIVARQGGCKTGEAVITSAGRLPAKHVIHTVGPVWNGGKRGETTLLTNCYKHSLELASRHHLKTIAFPNISTGIYHFPRELAASIAMDTIVKYLEAHEDIEEVILVCFDDENLRYAEQYYNQYIRPEE
- a CDS encoding NYN domain-containing protein, whose translation is MDNTRSDLRLAVLIDADNIPYHNIKAMLEEVAKYGSPTFKRIYGDWTKPTVAGWKGVLLENAITPIQQYSYTSGKNATDSAMIIDAMDILYTGRVDGFCLVSSDSDFTRLATRLREAGMIVYGMGEQKTPTAFRAACDKFIYLEILQVSEKKENVDKAKSPKEKRNSISKADKQLIALLSASINDIADEDGWAYLGELGNLLLKKQPDFDSRNYGFNKLLQLLKSFPNFEIDIRESGKKTGKLVYVRTV
- a CDS encoding DNA starvation/stationary phase protection protein → MKVNIGVSAENTKQIALELNKVLADELLIYAKTRNAHWNIEGGNFMELHKFYENQYEELEEYGDEVAEYIRSIGHYAEGRYADVLKLTNLLESEYSNDQKKQLQELLDDHETIIRNLRRLIDEFDDKYKDKGAADFATQMMQKHLKLAWMIRSYLK
- a CDS encoding MFS transporter — protein: MEPSSGKIYNLHFILLCLSNALFSASFNMMIPELPAYLSKMGGADYKGYIIGLFTLMAGLSRPFSGKLTDTIGRVPVMIFGSLICVICSLIYPLVSSVGAFLLLRFFHGFSTGFKPTGTSAYISDLVPVTRRGEAMGMVGLFSTIGMAMGPAIGGYVAVKWNINVMFQLSAVFALLSVVILIGMKETLTNKQPFRFSLLKISGNEIFEPLVWSPVIITFLTYFSYGAVLTVIPDFSAFLGISNKGLFFTFFTASSIGIRLLAGKVSDRYGRVPVLKISAILMAGSMLMMALSGNSTLLLASAVVYGISVGLNAPAVTAWTVDLGHPAHRGRALASMYIAMEAGIGLGAYFSAFIYNNQSSNLPLTFYIFATITLMATLYLSFIYKPRETSPVVCR
- the rmuC gene encoding DNA recombination protein RmuC, whose translation is MLILLIILGMLALVLGYLLYMAKQQQQEATKSHAQQLNDAQAAYAVLQEKYNLLEAKQDYLQSVLDDRAMALREKQQQLERLNEEFSSLMSEQGRLMEQNKYLQQQLLGEKERLQQVQQEFRIQFENIAQQLLQRISGTFMEQNKVKLDDLLKPLSEKIDNFRSSVQQSLVAETTQRTELKNELQRLLLLNQTLSKEANNLTNALKADTKKQGNWGEMILERVLEASGLEKGVHYFTQDAQRDETGQLRKPDLVLHLPENRQLVIDSKVSLKAYEQYCSAADEDEKRYALKMHLQSVKNHVSELSAKAYHTLYKNTTDFVMLFIPIEPAYALAIMQQEEDLYDFAFRKRIILVSVPSLLATLRVIENMWRLDKQNKNAEEIVRQGSALYDKFVGFAEDMGLVGEHLKRSQNAYDGAMNKLTNGNGNLVGRAERMRKLGLDNKKTLSKDLIADQQPEDDQITVLRPGAATTLPDAAEDAAAAIPQDTPPDAE
- a CDS encoding iron-containing alcohol dehydrogenase family protein; its protein translation is MKFRNFKMVDYVVYGSGCFDQLGEILAPQRVGDAPMIFFVDQYFQDKKEFLSRIPLQGKDKIVVIDVTDEPKTKYVDQIRDELKAEFGTVSGIIGIGGGSVMDMAKAVALMMTNPGSSADYQGWDLVKVAGVYKVGIPTISGTGAEVSRTCVLTGPTRKLGMNSDFTPFDQIVLDPSLTKTVEVNQRFYTAMDCFIHCVESLQGTYLNAFSQSYGEKAQELCEEIFLEKAQWDDDSDEKLMMASYAGGMSIAYSQVGVAHAVSYGLAYLLGTKHGIGNCIVFDKLEEFYPDGVAKFKQMVKKHNIVIPQGITKGLTDEQFDIMINVSLGMAPLWENALGKDWQQIMTRERLRKLYERL
- the kdsB gene encoding 3-deoxy-manno-octulosonate cytidylyltransferase → MKKIALIPARYGATRFPGKMMAKLGNKTVILRTYESTVKTGVFDEVMVVTDSETIYNEIVGNGGKAVMSKKEHECGTDRIAEAVVDMDMDIVVNVQGDEPFTQKEPLEKLLKVFEGEEGKKVQVASLMQELKDPASIEDPNYVKVAVDKNFNALFFSRSVIPYPRNKDIKSIYYEHIGIYAFRKQTLLDFTRMEVTPLEAAEKIECLRYLENGISMKMVVTSYMGVEIDTPEDLEKAAKLL
- a CDS encoding DegT/DnrJ/EryC1/StrS family aminotransferase → MPGFELFGAEERKEVNDVLETGIMMRYGFDGPRKGIWKAKELEQAICDKLNVKYTQLASSGTAALTTAMAALGLGAGDEIIMPVFTFVASFESVFSVGATPVLVDVDDTLTLDPKAVEAAITPRTKAVMPVHMCGAMADLDALQAICKKHNLYLLEDACQSFGASYKGKALGTIGDAGTFSFDFVKTVTCAEGGAVITNNKDIYTKCDGYTDHGHDHLGVDRGADLHPFIGYNYRISELHAAVGLAQVRKLDNFLDIQRRTKKIFKEALATVPGVTFRRLPDEAGDSATFLSFFLPDLATTEKAAAAMKAAGLVAFHYYNNNWHYIRQWHHFKQGAVLTPFAAGLKQAMEVYKTKEFPASDAIIGRNISTPINLGWSEAEIRERAEKLVNAVKSAF